A window from Pyrococcus yayanosii CH1 encodes these proteins:
- a CDS encoding ASCH domain-containing protein has protein sequence MQHVIALHQVYGELIFRGLKWHEIRRSRVFDEGDMVFLYIARGDLYTLKRTMRRLGLTEEQTLTRRGTIAGGFEVGEVIKADFETLWELTKDTSGLTFVHGESEGRRWLKSYINDYGYAFVIERPFLFKEPVTRVELKARYGVHVEGIIHISTRTRRPWVKSLLEDLMCREVMYL, from the coding sequence ATGCAGCACGTCATCGCCTTGCACCAGGTCTACGGGGAGTTGATATTCAGGGGGCTCAAGTGGCACGAGATTCGGAGGAGTCGCGTGTTCGATGAAGGGGACATGGTCTTTCTTTACATAGCGAGAGGAGATCTCTACACGCTGAAGAGGACCATGAGGCGACTTGGACTAACGGAGGAGCAAACCCTAACCCGGAGGGGCACGATAGCTGGGGGCTTTGAGGTTGGCGAGGTGATAAAGGCGGACTTCGAAACACTCTGGGAACTCACAAAGGACACTAGTGGCCTGACGTTCGTTCACGGAGAGAGCGAGGGTAGGAGGTGGCTGAAGAGCTACATAAACGACTACGGCTATGCCTTCGTCATAGAGAGGCCGTTCCTCTTCAAGGAGCCTGTTACGAGGGTGGAGCTAAAGGCCAGGTACGGTGTGCACGTCGAGGGGATAATCCACATCTCAACTAGGACGAGGAGACCTTGGGTCAAGAGCCTGCTTGAGGACCTCATGTGCAGGGAGGTCATGTACCTGTAA
- a CDS encoding Mrp/NBP35 family ATP-binding protein — protein sequence MTIKAPTINVPGLGVDPLVQRIKEKEKKWKYKVAVLSGKGGVGKSTVAVNLAAALAKMGYFVGVLDADVHGPNIAKMLGVEKTEVLAEKVDERFEMIPPTADFMGQVTPIKVMSMGMLVGEDQPIIWRGPLVTKAIKQLLGDVKWGELDFMIIDFPPGTGDEILTVIQNISLDAAIIVTTPQEVALLDTGKAVNMMKQMEVPYIAVIENMSYLICPHCGNKIDIFGEGGGERLAQKEGVEFLGKVPIDLKAREASDLGIPIVLYGDTPAAKAFMTIAEKLVEKLKGLKDGGEE from the coding sequence ATGACGATTAAGGCTCCGACGATAAACGTCCCCGGGCTCGGCGTTGATCCGCTCGTCCAGAGGATAAAGGAGAAGGAGAAGAAATGGAAGTATAAGGTGGCCGTTCTAAGCGGAAAGGGCGGCGTTGGAAAGAGCACTGTGGCTGTTAATCTCGCGGCGGCCCTCGCCAAGATGGGCTACTTCGTTGGGGTGCTCGATGCTGATGTACATGGTCCCAACATTGCCAAGATGTTGGGGGTTGAGAAGACTGAGGTCCTCGCTGAGAAGGTGGACGAGAGGTTTGAGATGATACCCCCCACGGCAGACTTCATGGGACAGGTCACGCCCATAAAGGTCATGAGCATGGGCATGCTTGTGGGAGAGGATCAGCCCATAATCTGGCGTGGTCCCCTAGTGACGAAGGCCATAAAGCAGCTTCTTGGCGATGTGAAGTGGGGCGAGCTGGACTTCATGATAATAGACTTCCCGCCCGGCACGGGTGACGAGATACTCACAGTCATCCAGAACATAAGCCTCGACGCCGCAATAATTGTAACCACGCCGCAGGAGGTAGCCCTTCTCGACACGGGTAAGGCTGTAAACATGATGAAGCAGATGGAGGTTCCCTACATAGCTGTAATCGAGAACATGAGCTACCTTATCTGCCCTCACTGCGGCAACAAGATAGATATCTTCGGGGAGGGCGGTGGCGAGAGGCTCGCTCAGAAGGAGGGTGTCGAGTTCCTTGGAAAGGTGCCTATAGACCTGAAGGCGAGGGAGGCGAGTGACCTCGGCATACCCATAGTTCTTTACGGGGACACCCCCGCCGCAAAGGCCTTCATGACAATAGCGGAAAAGCTCGTGGAGAAGCTCAAGGGGCTGAAGGATGGAGGAGAGGAATAA
- a CDS encoding DMT family transporter, with protein sequence MEERNKGVALALFGMFIYGLEPIVIKANPSNPVSFAFFSALFAAIFLAFYPGAVREAANGIRKGFFVGLFGTALAYISYSYGAKLSTATNAALITRAEVLFSFLLAGMLLRERITGARLINALIVLTGVVLVLTHGAAVKPGVGDVLLLLVPLFWQLGHVIAKTMDISPQSIALLRNSFGALLLFPAALLTGLEFTPYAVLEGLIIALGQVVWYASIRRIELSLATAIITPAPVVAIGMSLLLGESVTFWHLAGFVLITLGTLGLIRSS encoded by the coding sequence ATGGAGGAGAGGAATAAGGGCGTTGCTCTTGCCCTCTTTGGTATGTTCATCTACGGATTAGAGCCCATCGTCATAAAGGCCAATCCCTCCAACCCAGTTAGCTTCGCCTTTTTCTCCGCCCTCTTCGCGGCAATTTTCTTGGCATTCTACCCGGGAGCAGTTCGGGAGGCGGCGAATGGTATCAGAAAGGGGTTTTTCGTTGGCCTCTTCGGAACGGCTCTAGCATATATAAGCTATTCCTATGGGGCCAAGCTCTCAACGGCGACCAACGCCGCCCTGATAACAAGGGCAGAGGTGCTTTTCTCCTTTCTCCTGGCAGGTATGCTCCTCCGCGAGAGGATTACTGGAGCCAGGCTCATCAATGCCCTAATAGTCCTGACGGGAGTGGTACTCGTCCTAACCCATGGTGCGGCCGTGAAACCCGGGGTGGGAGACGTTCTGCTCCTTCTCGTTCCCCTGTTCTGGCAGCTCGGCCATGTAATCGCGAAGACCATGGATATCTCCCCGCAGTCGATAGCACTCTTGAGGAACTCCTTTGGAGCACTCCTCCTATTCCCAGCCGCCCTTCTCACGGGTCTTGAGTTCACGCCCTATGCCGTCCTTGAGGGCCTCATAATAGCGCTCGGCCAAGTAGTCTGGTACGCCTCCATAAGGAGGATAGAGCTCTCCCTAGCGACCGCAATTATAACGCCGGCCCCGGTGGTTGCCATAGGAATGTCCTTGCTCTTAGGGGAGTCAGTTACATTTTGGCACTTGGCAGGCTTCGTTCTCATAACCCTCGGAACCCTCGGGCTCATTCGTAGTTCTTAA
- the panB gene encoding 3-methyl-2-oxobutanoate hydroxymethyltransferase has protein sequence MREVTPRRIIEMKGKEKITMITAYDYPSALIADKAGIDIIFVGDSLGMVVYGEKNTLNVSMEQMVLHTGAVAKAVKRALVLADMPFASYEIDVEEGVRNAVRLIRAGADAVKIEGGYDHRKLVRKLVRMGIPVMGHTGLTPQRYLQLGGYRLMGETEEEIEEILRDAKSLEKSGAFAIVIEFTLADVARLVTEEVSIPTIGIGAGPYVDGQVLVWHDVLGLYENQPPFAKRYANLREVILEALVKFREDVKAGRFPGRDHYWEFLDKEDFEGKKRRVLERLKNYE, from the coding sequence ATGCGTGAGGTAACGCCTCGAAGAATCATCGAGATGAAGGGGAAGGAGAAGATAACGATGATAACCGCCTACGATTATCCCTCAGCCCTAATAGCTGACAAGGCGGGCATTGACATAATCTTCGTCGGTGACTCCCTCGGAATGGTGGTATATGGGGAGAAAAACACCCTCAACGTCTCTATGGAGCAAATGGTCCTCCACACGGGGGCCGTTGCTAAGGCCGTCAAGAGGGCCCTCGTTTTAGCCGACATGCCCTTCGCCAGCTATGAGATAGATGTAGAGGAAGGCGTCAGAAACGCCGTGAGGCTCATCCGAGCTGGGGCAGATGCCGTCAAAATCGAAGGTGGCTACGACCATAGAAAGCTCGTGAGAAAGCTCGTCCGCATGGGAATTCCTGTTATGGGTCACACTGGCTTAACACCCCAGCGCTACCTCCAGCTCGGTGGCTACCGCCTGATGGGCGAGACGGAGGAAGAGATTGAAGAAATCCTGCGCGATGCCAAGTCCTTAGAAAAGTCTGGAGCCTTTGCCATCGTCATAGAGTTCACGCTCGCCGACGTCGCCCGTCTGGTAACGGAAGAAGTCTCGATACCGACCATAGGGATTGGAGCAGGTCCCTATGTAGATGGGCAAGTCCTGGTGTGGCACGACGTCCTTGGCCTTTACGAAAACCAGCCCCCCTTCGCCAAGCGCTACGCCAACCTTAGAGAGGTTATCCTTGAGGCCCTCGTCAAATTCAGGGAGGACGTCAAGGCGGGCAGGTTCCCGGGAAGGGATCACTACTGGGAGTTCCTCGACAAGGAGGACTTCGAGGGCAAAAAGAGGAGGGTCCTGGAAAGGCTTAAGAACTACGAATGA
- a CDS encoding archease, which translates to MRTWEHYEHTADIGIRGYGDTLEEAFEAVALALFDVMVDVRKVESKEVREVEVEGEDLEALLYSFLEELLVLHDMEGLVFGDFRVKIEKTENGYKLMAEAYGELLDPEKHEPKEEVKAITYHDMKIERLPDGRWMAQLVPDI; encoded by the coding sequence ATGAGGACATGGGAGCATTACGAGCATACGGCCGACATAGGGATTCGTGGCTATGGTGACACTTTGGAGGAGGCCTTTGAGGCGGTTGCCTTGGCCCTCTTCGACGTCATGGTCGACGTGAGGAAGGTGGAGTCAAAGGAAGTGAGGGAAGTTGAAGTTGAGGGTGAAGATTTAGAGGCCCTGCTGTACTCCTTCCTCGAGGAACTCCTCGTCCTTCACGACATGGAGGGCCTTGTCTTCGGCGACTTCAGGGTGAAAATAGAGAAGACCGAGAACGGTTATAAGCTCATGGCAGAAGCTTATGGGGAGCTCCTCGACCCGGAGAAACACGAGCCGAAGGAGGAGGTTAAGGCGATAACTTACCATGATATGAAGATTGAGAGGCTCCCGGACGGTCGCTGGATGGCTCAGCTCGTGCCCGACATATGA
- a CDS encoding tRNA (cytosine(49)-C(5))-methyltransferase: MNAKEEFKKMNRAFYERYSRLDDSDDFWAYLFKPVRQSIRINTLKAPLELVLERLSERYELEPVPWVREGFFIRPPGGGTVNFGEMPEYSLGLVIPQEASSMIPPVVLEPKPGELILDMAAAPGSKTTQIAQYMENEGCIIANDAKRDRANILIANLNRAGVLIAKVTVRDGAYFGRYENTFDRVLLDAPCSSVGMVRKNFKFAYTWSIHKVLYHTRIQRKLILAAYRALKPGGVLVYSTCTVDPLENEAVVDFLLQRTDAKLEKIKLPVKGREPILEWEGREFSPEVKKTLRIHPQDNDTEAFFVAKIRKPR, from the coding sequence ATGAACGCCAAGGAGGAGTTCAAGAAGATGAACAGGGCCTTCTACGAGCGATATTCGAGGCTGGATGACAGCGACGACTTCTGGGCCTATCTCTTCAAGCCGGTAAGGCAGAGCATCAGGATAAACACCCTCAAGGCGCCCCTTGAGCTCGTCCTTGAGAGGTTAAGTGAGAGGTATGAGCTCGAACCAGTCCCTTGGGTGAGGGAGGGGTTCTTTATAAGGCCGCCCGGCGGCGGCACCGTGAACTTTGGAGAGATGCCCGAGTATTCGCTGGGCCTCGTCATTCCCCAGGAGGCGAGCTCGATGATTCCGCCGGTGGTCCTCGAGCCGAAGCCCGGCGAGCTTATCCTCGACATGGCCGCCGCCCCCGGCAGCAAGACGACCCAGATAGCACAGTACATGGAGAACGAAGGGTGCATAATAGCGAACGACGCCAAGAGGGACAGGGCCAATATCCTCATAGCGAACCTCAACAGGGCCGGCGTTCTGATAGCGAAGGTCACTGTGAGGGATGGCGCTTACTTCGGCCGCTACGAGAACACATTTGACCGCGTCCTCCTCGATGCCCCTTGCTCTAGCGTTGGAATGGTGAGGAAGAACTTCAAGTTCGCCTATACCTGGAGCATTCACAAGGTTCTTTATCATACCCGCATCCAGAGAAAGCTCATACTGGCCGCCTACAGGGCTCTTAAGCCAGGGGGAGTTCTTGTTTATTCCACGTGTACCGTTGACCCCCTCGAGAACGAGGCTGTAGTGGATTTCCTCCTGCAGAGGACGGACGCCAAGCTTGAGAAGATTAAGCTCCCCGTCAAGGGAAGGGAGCCCATCCTTGAGTGGGAGGGTAGGGAGTTTTCCCCCGAGGTCAAGAAGACCCTCCGCATACACCCGCAGGACAACGATACGGAAGCCTTCTTCGTGGCGAAGATAAGGAAGCCGAGGTGA
- a CDS encoding TldD/PmbA family protein, with translation MENLIRFGEKFFDELEIATYREREVGVGVELNEVSIAGVKSRAITIIRGVKDKRLGLAVIDGEEPAKIREAIETAAKMAKLNSPDEKWVSLPEPGKYRERPKPNEELKEVSPDILVEMTVRSIKLAREKDPHITVAGGSTTVSWLESSIINSHGIDVHQAFGNAFMFLELVGRKEGVVTPGIFEFDARTDLNLDVEGVVERALKKVKWAYNVKASKNEEVPIILSPWAIAGLFSFALFPAFSGERLVKGTTPLAEKIGEQVANDVLTMYDDPFHELSLAKMVADGEGVPTRRNVLIEKGIFKGFVWDNYWAKVYGTESTGNGKRDLRSGGISIGLNTVVIEPGKRSLEDMISEIERGYLVDGLQGAHSSNPDNGNFAVTANPAYLIEDGEVKGASVFLIAGNVYELLKQAREVSKELTVMPAMYTVITPHILFENVKIAGK, from the coding sequence ATGGAGAATCTAATCCGCTTCGGGGAGAAGTTCTTCGACGAGCTTGAGATTGCCACCTACAGGGAAAGGGAGGTCGGCGTTGGAGTCGAGCTTAATGAGGTCTCTATAGCGGGCGTCAAGAGCAGGGCCATAACGATAATCCGCGGAGTAAAAGACAAGCGCTTAGGTTTGGCTGTGATAGACGGCGAGGAGCCTGCCAAGATAAGGGAGGCCATTGAGACAGCCGCCAAGATGGCCAAACTCAACAGCCCAGACGAGAAGTGGGTTTCGCTTCCGGAGCCGGGCAAGTACCGTGAGAGACCAAAGCCCAACGAGGAGCTGAAGGAAGTTTCCCCAGACATCCTCGTTGAGATGACCGTCAGGAGCATAAAGCTCGCCCGCGAAAAGGACCCGCATATCACGGTGGCGGGCGGTTCCACTACCGTCTCGTGGCTTGAGAGCTCCATAATCAATTCGCACGGAATAGACGTCCACCAGGCCTTCGGAAACGCCTTCATGTTCCTTGAACTGGTCGGACGGAAGGAGGGCGTAGTAACACCTGGAATCTTCGAGTTCGACGCCCGCACGGACCTTAACCTCGACGTCGAGGGGGTAGTTGAAAGAGCCTTGAAGAAGGTCAAGTGGGCCTACAACGTCAAGGCCAGCAAAAACGAAGAAGTTCCGATAATCCTCAGCCCGTGGGCTATTGCTGGCCTCTTCAGCTTCGCTCTCTTCCCAGCATTCAGCGGTGAGCGCCTCGTAAAGGGGACGACCCCCCTCGCGGAGAAGATCGGGGAGCAGGTGGCAAACGACGTCCTAACGATGTACGACGATCCCTTCCACGAGCTCAGCCTTGCCAAGATGGTGGCGGACGGCGAGGGCGTCCCGACGAGGAGGAACGTCCTCATCGAGAAAGGAATCTTCAAGGGCTTCGTCTGGGACAACTACTGGGCCAAGGTTTACGGAACCGAGAGCACTGGAAACGGAAAGAGGGATTTGAGAAGTGGTGGGATAAGCATTGGACTCAACACCGTTGTCATAGAGCCCGGAAAGAGGAGCCTCGAGGACATGATTTCCGAAATTGAGCGCGGGTACCTCGTGGATGGCCTCCAAGGCGCCCACTCCAGCAACCCGGACAACGGAAACTTCGCCGTCACCGCGAACCCAGCCTATCTCATCGAGGACGGAGAAGTCAAGGGAGCGAGCGTATTCCTGATAGCCGGCAACGTTTACGAGCTCCTCAAGCAGGCTAGAGAGGTTAGCAAGGAACTCACAGTCATGCCAGCCATGTACACCGTCATAACGCCCCACATCCTCTTCGAGAACGTCAAGATTGCCGGAAAGTGA
- a CDS encoding TldD/PmbA family protein — protein sequence MEALEKALRWAEDNLKAEYIELRYENLKKTALSLKDGVFVGFTTKFQRGVAIRVLADGAWGFSSTSRLENLEKAIEEAYKLAKAAAQTKKEKITLAEIKPVEDFVKSKMRVKPVEVDIEEKVAHLRELEKLLKEDKAVKSVQIRYEDGSGEKILLTNEGTRIEWDYNYLWQGTYITGKKEGRLAMARDSIGAVDYGWELMTDIEPNEKVTERLLRKMHSQLNGVAPKRGEWPIVAGPIVVGLIAHEALGHLAEADLTINSPFKDLIGKQIAPEFVTMSERYVEGGFGNDKYDDEGVPVKDIHIIENGILKEIMLNREYAAKWGMEPNGHARAQDYTYPPIIRMRNTIFEPGDYSFEELIEDIKFGYYVVDFRGGQAQLNSAFQVGIQEGYVIRNGEIAEPIRDTSITGVAIEALKKISAVGKDFGLEVGFCGKGQTAFVSSGGPHMRFDGGILIG from the coding sequence ATGGAAGCGCTGGAGAAAGCCCTCCGCTGGGCGGAGGATAACTTGAAGGCCGAATACATAGAACTCCGCTACGAGAACCTGAAGAAGACGGCCCTCAGCCTGAAGGACGGTGTCTTCGTGGGCTTCACGACGAAGTTCCAGAGGGGCGTCGCTATTAGAGTCCTTGCCGATGGTGCATGGGGCTTCTCTTCAACCAGCAGGTTGGAGAATCTTGAGAAGGCCATAGAAGAGGCATACAAGCTAGCTAAGGCAGCTGCTCAGACGAAGAAGGAGAAGATAACCTTAGCAGAGATTAAGCCGGTCGAGGACTTCGTGAAGAGCAAGATGAGAGTTAAGCCTGTGGAGGTTGACATAGAGGAGAAGGTTGCCCACCTCAGAGAACTCGAGAAGCTTCTGAAGGAAGACAAGGCTGTCAAGAGCGTCCAAATCCGCTACGAGGACGGGAGCGGCGAGAAAATACTCCTAACCAACGAAGGCACCAGAATAGAGTGGGACTACAACTACCTATGGCAGGGAACTTACATCACCGGCAAGAAGGAGGGGAGGCTCGCGATGGCAAGGGACAGCATTGGAGCGGTGGACTACGGCTGGGAGCTCATGACAGATATAGAACCAAACGAAAAGGTTACCGAAAGACTGCTCAGAAAGATGCACTCCCAGCTAAACGGCGTGGCGCCAAAGAGGGGCGAATGGCCCATCGTAGCGGGCCCCATAGTTGTTGGCCTAATCGCCCATGAGGCTCTTGGCCACTTGGCGGAGGCTGACCTAACGATAAACTCGCCCTTCAAGGACCTCATTGGAAAGCAGATAGCACCAGAGTTCGTCACCATGAGCGAGCGCTACGTTGAGGGCGGCTTTGGAAATGATAAGTACGACGACGAGGGCGTTCCGGTTAAGGATATCCACATCATCGAGAATGGCATTCTTAAGGAAATAATGCTCAACCGCGAGTACGCTGCCAAGTGGGGCATGGAACCCAACGGCCACGCTAGGGCCCAGGACTACACCTATCCACCGATAATCAGGATGAGGAACACGATTTTTGAACCCGGCGATTACTCCTTCGAGGAGCTCATCGAGGACATTAAGTTCGGCTATTACGTGGTCGATTTCAGGGGGGGCCAGGCCCAGCTCAACTCGGCATTCCAGGTTGGAATTCAGGAGGGCTACGTGATTAGAAACGGTGAAATTGCCGAGCCGATAAGGGACACCTCAATCACCGGCGTGGCAATAGAGGCTCTCAAGAAGATAAGTGCTGTAGGCAAGGACTTCGGCCTTGAAGTAGGATTCTGCGGGAAGGGACAGACTGCTTTCGTCAGCTCAGGCGGACCGCACATGAGGTTCGACGGAGGAATACTGATTGGCTGA
- a CDS encoding cupin domain-containing protein, with amino-acid sequence MKAEIKNLIDRGTYQKLPLFEGDLPEGSYAQIVEVKPRQTVKKHYHERQYELFYIIGGEARLGIGDTEYLAKPGDIFLVKPRTVHWVINESDEPFRLFIVKLDYYGDDTVWLELE; translated from the coding sequence ATGAAGGCCGAAATCAAGAACCTTATCGACAGGGGCACCTACCAGAAGCTCCCTCTCTTCGAAGGAGATCTCCCTGAAGGAAGCTACGCCCAGATAGTCGAGGTCAAGCCAAGGCAGACCGTCAAAAAGCACTATCACGAAAGGCAGTACGAGCTGTTCTACATAATAGGTGGCGAGGCGAGACTTGGCATCGGTGATACTGAATACCTCGCGAAGCCGGGAGACATCTTCCTCGTCAAGCCAAGAACAGTTCACTGGGTAATCAACGAGAGCGACGAGCCCTTCAGGCTCTTTATTGTTAAGCTGGACTACTACGGCGATGACACTGTGTGGCTTGAACTTGAATAA
- a CDS encoding ACT domain-containing protein — translation MWGRIEHYFEEYPVRKLIAKTLLRYGLKVSEDMKIKAGNVEVPYTKIAKALDVDRRVVKETVAMILKTPELREIYMNLEPTVHMKYVGRHVGYGVIEIEPEPRAVGILAKIAQKIADRGINIVQVVAEDPELYPEATLTIITEKPVPGDLINELSKLEGVKRISIY, via the coding sequence ATGTGGGGTCGAATAGAGCATTATTTCGAAGAATATCCAGTTAGGAAGCTTATAGCAAAGACGCTCCTGAGGTACGGTCTCAAGGTCTCGGAAGACATGAAAATAAAGGCAGGCAACGTAGAGGTCCCATACACCAAGATAGCTAAGGCCCTCGACGTTGACAGGAGGGTCGTAAAGGAGACCGTCGCGATGATCCTCAAGACCCCCGAGCTCCGCGAAATATACATGAACCTCGAGCCTACGGTTCACATGAAGTACGTTGGAAGGCACGTGGGCTACGGGGTAATCGAGATAGAGCCCGAACCCAGGGCCGTTGGAATTCTTGCCAAGATAGCCCAGAAGATAGCCGATAGAGGGATAAACATAGTTCAAGTTGTTGCTGAGGATCCAGAACTATACCCCGAGGCCACATTGACGATAATAACGGAGAAGCCAGTGCCCGGGGATCTCATTAACGAGCTTTCGAAGCTCGAGGGTGTAAAGCGGATATCAATATATTAA
- the psmA gene encoding archaeal proteasome endopeptidase complex subunit alpha codes for MAFVPPQAGYDRAITVFSPDGRLFQVNYAREAVKRGATAAGVKCEEGVVLAVEKRITSRLIEPESYEKIFQIDDHIAAASSGIIADARVLVDRARLEAQIYRLTYGEPAPLPVLVKKICDLKQMHTQYGGVRPFGAALLLAGVNEKPELYETDPSGAYFAWKAVAIGSGRNTAMAIFEEKYRDDMRLEDAIKLAIFALAKTMENPSAESIEVAVITVKDRRFRKLTKEEISKFLEEVMKEIEQEQVEEKEEDYSELDSNY; via the coding sequence ATGGCGTTCGTGCCACCTCAGGCAGGTTACGACAGGGCAATAACGGTCTTCAGCCCCGATGGTAGGCTTTTCCAGGTCAACTATGCCAGGGAGGCCGTTAAGAGGGGTGCCACCGCCGCCGGTGTTAAGTGCGAGGAGGGTGTTGTTCTGGCGGTCGAGAAGAGGATAACGAGCAGGCTTATAGAACCCGAAAGTTACGAGAAGATATTCCAGATAGACGACCACATAGCGGCTGCTTCAAGTGGTATAATCGCCGACGCGAGGGTCCTCGTAGATAGGGCCCGTCTTGAGGCTCAAATTTACAGGCTAACCTATGGGGAGCCGGCTCCTCTTCCGGTTCTCGTGAAGAAAATATGTGACCTCAAGCAGATGCACACCCAGTATGGCGGTGTCAGGCCTTTTGGTGCTGCCCTGCTCCTCGCAGGTGTTAATGAAAAGCCTGAGCTCTACGAGACGGACCCGAGTGGAGCTTATTTCGCATGGAAGGCCGTTGCTATAGGCAGTGGCAGGAACACGGCAATGGCGATATTCGAGGAGAAGTACCGGGACGACATGAGGCTCGAAGATGCCATAAAGTTGGCGATATTCGCCTTGGCAAAGACTATGGAGAACCCGAGTGCCGAGAGCATAGAGGTTGCCGTGATAACGGTCAAGGACAGAAGATTCAGAAAGCTCACTAAGGAAGAGATATCCAAGTTTCTCGAGGAGGTTATGAAGGAGATAGAGCAGGAGCAGGTGGAGGAAAAGGAGGAGGATTACTCTGAGCTTGACAGCAATTACTGA
- a CDS encoding ribosome assembly factor SBDS, with product MPISVDKAVIARLKIHGETFEILVDPYLARDFKEGKDVPIEEILATPYVFKDAHKGDKASEHEMEKLFGTSDPYEVAKIILRKGEVQLTAQQRREMMEEKKRQIATIIHRHAVDPRTGYPHPVDRILKAMEEVGVRVDIFKDAEAQVQDVIKALRRVLPLKIEVKIIAVKIPSEYVGRAYGEVRKFGKIKREEWGSDGSWMFLIEIPGGVEEEFYEKLNALTKGNVQTKLVERKGL from the coding sequence ATGCCGATTAGCGTTGACAAAGCCGTAATAGCGAGGTTAAAGATTCATGGGGAGACCTTCGAGATACTCGTTGATCCATATCTCGCCAGGGACTTTAAAGAGGGTAAGGACGTTCCCATAGAGGAGATCCTCGCCACCCCTTATGTTTTTAAGGATGCTCACAAGGGTGACAAGGCAAGCGAACACGAGATGGAAAAGCTCTTTGGAACCAGCGATCCCTACGAGGTTGCCAAGATAATCCTGCGAAAGGGAGAGGTTCAGCTCACGGCGCAGCAGAGAAGGGAAATGATGGAGGAGAAGAAGAGGCAGATAGCAACCATAATCCACAGGCACGCCGTTGACCCAAGGACGGGCTATCCTCATCCTGTTGACAGAATACTCAAGGCCATGGAAGAAGTTGGGGTAAGGGTTGACATTTTCAAGGACGCCGAGGCACAGGTTCAGGACGTCATAAAGGCTCTCAGGCGAGTTCTTCCGCTGAAGATAGAGGTCAAGATAATAGCCGTCAAGATACCTAGTGAGTACGTTGGCAGGGCTTACGGTGAGGTCAGAAAGTTCGGAAAGATAAAGAGGGAGGAATGGGGAAGCGATGGCTCTTGGATGTTCCTCATCGAGATTCCAGGCGGTGTCGAGGAGGAGTTTTATGAGAAGCTTAACGCCCTCACGAAGGGCAACGTTCAGACTAAGCTTGTAGAGAGGAAGGGCCTATGA
- the rrp4 gene encoding exosome complex RNA-binding protein Rrp4, producing the protein MKRVFVQNRELVVPGTLLAQGPFKNGRGTFREGSRIYSTVIGLVDIKGNLIRVIPLEGPYIPEVGDNVIGKVVDVKFSSWTVDIGAPYQATLRIQDHTDEKIDLIKTDLKKFFDIGDIIYAKVKAINEVNNIDLTTKGMPFNGGPLRGGQIVKITPSKVPRLIGKGGSMINMIKRLTMTRIIVGQNGWVWISGKKEELEKLAIEAILKVDRESHTKGLTDRIKELLLDRLQELKERGVIEEIPQLEEEQNGEEGEEA; encoded by the coding sequence ATGAAGAGAGTTTTCGTTCAGAATAGGGAGCTTGTTGTTCCTGGGACGCTGCTGGCTCAGGGACCCTTCAAGAACGGAAGGGGAACTTTCAGGGAGGGTAGCAGAATATACTCGACCGTGATAGGGCTCGTTGACATAAAGGGGAACCTCATAAGAGTGATACCTCTCGAGGGGCCCTACATACCCGAGGTGGGGGACAACGTCATCGGAAAAGTTGTAGATGTCAAGTTCTCGAGCTGGACCGTGGACATAGGGGCCCCATACCAGGCTACCCTTAGGATTCAGGACCACACGGACGAGAAGATTGACCTCATCAAGACAGATCTAAAAAAGTTCTTCGACATAGGGGACATAATATACGCTAAGGTTAAGGCAATTAACGAGGTGAATAACATAGACCTCACGACCAAGGGCATGCCTTTCAACGGTGGCCCGCTCAGGGGAGGTCAGATAGTCAAGATAACCCCGTCAAAGGTCCCTAGGCTAATAGGCAAAGGAGGCTCAATGATAAACATGATAAAGAGGCTCACGATGACGCGAATTATCGTCGGCCAGAACGGCTGGGTATGGATCAGCGGAAAGAAGGAGGAGCTTGAGAAGCTCGCCATCGAAGCGATACTGAAGGTTGACAGGGAGAGCCACACGAAGGGCCTCACTGACAGGATAAAAGAGCTTCTCCTGGATAGGCTCCAGGAGCTCAAGGAACGGGGCGTTATTGAAGAAATCCCCCAGCTTGAGGAGGAGCAAAATGGGGAAGAAGGTGAAGAGGCATGA